The segment TTCGAATAGGCGGCGACTGGTCTTGGCCCGCGATCGCATCGGGCTGAAACCACTGTATATCTATCGCGATGGCGAGAAGTTGCTCTTTGGTTCGGAATTGAAAGCGATTCTGGCGCATCCCCAGGTTGACCGAACGGTGGATGTCGAGGCACTCGAAGACTATTTGACGTTCGGCGTGATACCCGGTCATCGTTCGATTTTTCGGCGAGTCGAAAAGCTACCACCGGCGCATGTGCTGGTCGTGACCGCCGACCATCTGAACGCTTCGCCGCGGCGTTATTGGTCGTACCCCACGGACGCAACCGTTTCCAGAAGCGTCGAGGACTGGAAGTCGGCGATCGACGACAAGATTCGGGAGACGGTGAGCGCGCATTTGATTGCCGATGTGCCGGTGGGCGCATTTCTCAGCGGCGGCATCGATTCGAGCCTCGTGGTTGGCATCGCCGCAGAATTGTCGCCTGGTCGGCTGCCGACCTTTTCGATTGGCTTTCGGGAGCATGCCTTTAGCGAGCTGCCCTATGCGAGGCAAGTCGCCGAACAATTCAATTGCCTGCATACCGAAGAGATCGTGACGGCCGACGCCGCAGCGGATTTAGACGACTTGGTGACGTATTTTGATGAACCGTTTGCCGATAGCTCGGCAATTCCCACTCTACGAGTGTCGCGATTGGCGCGCCGCTCGGTGAAGGTAGTCTTATCGGGCGACGGGGGAGACGAGGCCTTTGGCGGCTATCGACGATACGTTCACGATCTGCGCGAAGCGCGACTTCGTGCCGCCATTCCTCGATGGGCTTGCCGCCAACTTGTCGGGCCATTGGCTCGCGCTTGGCCCAAGGCCGATTGGTTGCCCAAAGCGCTGCGACTCAAAAGCACGCTTACAAATCTTTCGCTGTCGCCGGCCGAGGCTTACGCCCATACCCTGTCAATTTGCCGGCTCCCTTGGCGGCGCGGCTTGTTGTCTGGCGAAGTTCGGTCAATGCTCAACGGTCATCGCCCAGAGCGAGAGGTCATTTGGCATTACGAGAACGCGCGCGGCCGCGACGAATTGACGAACATGATTGCAGCCGACGTCAATCTGTTGCTGCCCGATGATTTTTTGACAAAAGTGGACCGGGCTAGCATGGCGTGTGGATTGGAAGTTCGACCGCCATTGGTCGATCATGAGTTCCTGGAACTGACCGCCCAAGTTCCATCGTCCCTCAAAGTGCGCAACGGCCACGGTAAGTGGATTTTGAAGGAAATCATTCGCAATCGGCTACCGGAGGCTATCTGGAATCGCCCGAAGCAAGGGTTTGAAATTCCCGTTGACGAGTGGTTACGGAGTTCGCTTCGTTCGTCGTTTGAAGACAAAGTATTGTCGCGGCGTTCGACGATCGTGGACCTGATCGATCAACGAGCCGTGCGAAAATTGTACCAGTCTCATCAACAAGGGGTAGGCTACCACGGCAATGGACTCTGGAGTCTCTTAGTACTCGCAAACTGGGCTGCGGCGTATCTTTCGCCAACCGGCGAATGGGTGCGGCCAAATTCGCGAAGCGCCGCTTTGAACGAATTTT is part of the Pirellulales bacterium genome and harbors:
- the asnB gene encoding asparagine synthase (glutamine-hydrolyzing), with product MCGIAGMLYADSSRPANRQLLQTMGAAIAHRGPDAEGIWSDAGVGLVHRRLSIIDIDGGDQPIGNEDGSIQVVFNGEIYNYRQLRDELIGKGHRLQTQSDTEVLVHLYEELGERLVEKLRGMFALALWDSNRRRLVLARDRIGLKPLYIYRDGEKLLFGSELKAILAHPQVDRTVDVEALEDYLTFGVIPGHRSIFRRVEKLPPAHVLVVTADHLNASPRRYWSYPTDATVSRSVEDWKSAIDDKIRETVSAHLIADVPVGAFLSGGIDSSLVVGIAAELSPGRLPTFSIGFREHAFSELPYARQVAEQFNCLHTEEIVTADAAADLDDLVTYFDEPFADSSAIPTLRVSRLARRSVKVVLSGDGGDEAFGGYRRYVHDLREARLRAAIPRWACRQLVGPLARAWPKADWLPKALRLKSTLTNLSLSPAEAYAHTLSICRLPWRRGLLSGEVRSMLNGHRPEREVIWHYENARGRDELTNMIAADVNLLLPDDFLTKVDRASMACGLEVRPPLVDHEFLELTAQVPSSLKVRNGHGKWILKEIIRNRLPEAIWNRPKQGFEIPVDEWLRSSLRSSFEDKVLSRRSTIVDLIDQRAVRKLYQSHQQGVGYHGNGLWSLLVLANWAAAYLSPTGEWVRPNSRSAALNEFSA